The nucleotide window ATGCTTTCAGCAAGATGGCGGCGAATCACCGGGTTGGGGTAGACCATCAACCCCTGGAAGACCAGATGATCGCCGGGCTCGTCGAGAAGGCGAATGGCCCCGGCGTTGCCTCCCGCCAGTGCCTGGTATTTGAGTACCGCTTCCACTGCCTGGTGACCGCTGCCGGCCATGGTGGCGACAGTGGGAAGCACGCCGTAGAGCGATGGCATCACCTGTTCGCCAATATGGATACCGAGCATGTCGTCGCCGCTTTCCAGGATCAGCTCCAGCATGAAGCGTTCGAAATCGTCCACGGAGGTGTGCTGCATGGGCTGCAAGGTAATGTCTGGTGACATGCCGCAGCGTTTCAGGATATTGGCCGCGGGCAGTCCCAGCCGTTGCGCGCCGTGGTAATACTGCGACACGCCAATACCGGTAATGTAGTAGTCCGCGTTCATGCAAGGTGGTCCCGAGGCAGGCTGAACCCTTTTTTTAGTCTGCGTGGCTACCCGAGGGCTTCAGGTAGCCGGCTATTGTTCATTGCGGGCTGTCAGAGAGGCACCGACCGATTGGGTCAACGGGGCGGCAAATCTTGCCGCCCGGTCAAGTGCATGCTCGCTAGAGCGATTCGCGGTATTTGGAGGGTGACAGCCCGGTCCATTGCTGGAAGCGGCGCTGAAAGGAGCGGGTATCCGAGAAGCCCAGCCGCTGGCTGATGTCCGCCACCGTCATGTCGGTGATCTTCAGATAATCCTGGGCCAGCTGCTGGCGGGTTTCATCCAGCAGCTCTTGCCACGACAGGCCTTGCTCGGCCATACGGCGATCCAGGGTGCGCAGGCTCACCCCGAGACGATCGGCCACGGTCTTGCGGCGGGGCAGGCCGCTGAGCATCAGGTCCCGCGCCAGCCAGCGCAGTTGCCCGGCCAGATCCTGCTGCTTTTCCACCTCTTCAAGCTGCTGACGTGCTGCGGCTTCGGCCTGTACCAGGCGCTGATCGTTGAATACATTGATGGGCAGGTTCAGCGTATGGGCATCCAGCTCCACCTGATTGCAGGACGCACCGAAGGTGACCGGGCACAGCAATATGCTTTCGAGAATCGCCTGCTCTTCCTCGTTGACCGGCGTGTGTTCCAGCTGCACCCGGCAGGCAGTCATGTTCGGCTGGCCGGTAATGAACCGCACCATGGAGGTGCCGAGCAATATCAGGTTGGTCATCAGGTGACGGCGCAGTACCGGTTGCTGGGTGACCATGGAGGCAGTGAGCACCAGGTTGCCGTTGTCACGGTGCTCCAGATGAAAGCCACCCGAATTACCACCGATCAGGGCCTGATACTTGGTGGTAAAGGTCAGGGCCTCACGCAAGCTGGCCGCGCTGAACGCCAGGTTGGTCATGGTGTTGAAGATGGCCGGCATCATCTGCTGGCCGATATGCAGCCCCAGCAATTCATCCTGGCTGCTGAGCAGGAGTTCCTGCAGAAACATCTCCGCCTGCCAGGTGGCCACCCGTGCCATGGGTTGCAGTGAGGTAGCCGGATCCAGCCCGCAACGTTGCAGGATGTCAGCAGCGGGTAGCCCCAGTAGTTCGGCGCCGTAATAAAGCTGAGCCAGCCCGATCCCGGAAATGAAATGGTCGCTGTCGGTGGTGGGGCTGTCAGTAATGATGGAATTCAGATTCATGCCTTCATTTTGCAATAAAAACGGGGCCCTCGAACAGTGGCCGAATTCCGTTCGGCGGAAATCGATCCCGTTCGAAGCATAGAGCTCGCCGTTTTAAGGGCCATGGCGTGGGAAACGGCCGGGGCCAAAGGCGATTTTTACCACAGAGGTTGCGGAGTTTACTGAGGGGGTGTGCTTGGTTCTGGGGTGGGTGTACCTTGCTGGCGCCCGGTTCGTCCCTCAAGCGGAACTCCTACAGCAATCCCCTGACGTATAAAACGAAAGAGGCCGCGCCCAATCGCCTGGTCGCGGCCTCTATTCATGCGGTCTGGCAACATGCCATCCCGCGTAGCTATTCACTATTAACTGCTCTATTCAGTGTCCTCGATGCTCAATCCCCGGGTCGCCACATCCAGACTGGATGCATCGGTTTCGTTGCCGAGCTTGATCATCAGACGCAGATCGTTGGGGGAGTCCGCATGGAGCATGGCGTCTTCATAGGTGATTTCGCCAGCGGTGTAGAGGTCATAAAGGGCCTGGTCGAAGGTCTGCATGCCCTGCTCGCGGGACTTTTTCATCAGCTCCTTGAGCATGTGCACTTCACCCTTGCGGATGTGATCCTGCACCAGCGGGGTACCCAGCAATACCTCAATGGCGGCTCGGCGACCCTTGCCGTCCGGGGTCGGGATGAGCTGCTGGGCGACAATGCCTTTCATGTTCAGGGACAGGTCCATCCACAGCTGGTCGTGCATGTCCGCGGGGAAGAAGTGCATGATCCGATCCAGCGCCTGGTTGGCGTTGTTGGCGTGCAGGGTGGCCAGACACAGGTGGCCGGTTTCGGCAAAGGCGATGGCCTTGTCCATGGTTTCCCGGGTCCGGATCTCACCGATCAGGATCACATCTGGCGCCTGACGCAGGGTGTTTTTCAATGCCACATCGAAGCTGTCTGTATCGATACCCACTTCACGCTGGGTGACGATACAGCCCTGATGCTGGTGGATGAATTCGATGGGGTCCTCGATGGTGATGATGTGGCCCTTCGAGTTCTTGTTACGGTGGCCGATCATGGAGGCCAGCGAGGTGGACTTACCGGTACCGGTGGCGCCCACGAAGATCACCAGGCCACGCTTGGTCATGGCCAGTTCCTTGATCACGGGCGGCAGACGCAGGTCGTCCACATTCGGAATCTTGGTTTCAATGCGGCGCAGCACCATGGCCACCAGGTTGCGCTGATAGAAGGCGGACACCCGGAAGCGACCGATGCCACGGGCGGAAATGGCGAAGTTGCACTCGTGCTTTTCGACGAATTCCTTGCGCTGCTTTTCGGTCATCACACCGAACACAATATCCCGGGTCATGTCCGGGGTCAGGGCGTTCTTGGTTACCGGCAGGATCTTGCCGTGGATTTTCATGCTGGGTGGCACACCGGCGGTGATGAACAGGTCGGACCCGCCCTTTTGCACCATGATCTTGAGAAGCTCTTCAAATTCCATGTTACTTGCCTGCCTGCCCGGGCATCAGCCCGGGGCGGTTATTGTTCGTATCCAGCCTGATCAGATGGAATCCGGAGACTTGGCTTTTTCGCGGGCCACATCGCGGGCCACCAGCCCCTTCTGTACCAGCCCTTGCAGACATTGGTCCAGTGTCTGCATGCCCAGCGCACCACCGGTCTGGATAGCCGAGTACATCTGCGCCACCTTGTCTTCGCGGATCAGGTTCCGGATCGCCGGAGTACCGATCATGATTTCGTGGGCCGCCACCCGGCCACCGCCGTTCTTCTTCATCAGGGTCTGGGAAATAACCGCCTGCAGGGATTCCGACAGCATGGAGCGGACCATGGACTTTTCTTCGGCGGGGAATACGTCTACCACCCGGTCAATGGTCTTGGCGGCGGAGGTGGTGTGCAGGGTGCCGAACACCAGGTGGCCGGTTTCGGCCGCCGTCAACGCCAGGCGGATGGTTTCCAGATCCCGCATCTCACCTACCAGGATGATATCGGGGTCTTCCCGGAGGGCGGAGCGCAGTGCTTCGGAGAAGCCCAGGGTGTCACGGTGGACTTCCCGCTGGTTCACCAGGCACTTCTTGGATTCGTGTACAAATTCGATGGGATCCTCAATGGTGAGGATGTGCTCGTAACGGGTGTTGTTGATGTAGTCGAGCATGGCCGCCAGGGTAGTGGATTTACCGGAACCGGTCGGCCCGGTCACCAGCACAATGCCACGGGGGAATTCGGAGACTTTCTGGAACACCTTGCCCATGCCCAGGTCTTCCATGGTCAGTACCTTGGAAGGAATGGTCCGGAATACCGCACCCGCACCGCGGTTGTGGTTAAAGGCATTCACCCGGAAACGGGCCACACCGGGCACCTCAAAGGAAAAATCGGTTTCGAAGAACTCCTCGAAATCCTTGCGCTGCTTGTCATTCATGATGTCGTAGATCAGCGCGTGAACTTCCTTGTGCTCCATGGCGGGCAGATTGATGCGGCGTACATCGCCGTCCACCCGAATCATGGGGGGCAGGCCTGCGGAGAGGTGGAGGTCAGACGCGCCATTCTTGGCGCTGAAGGCGAGCAGCTCGGTAATATCCATGGTGTCTTCTGGCGTTATTGTGCGTTGTGGAACAGGGTACGGTGAGCGCCCTCTTCCGTTATTATGTAGGGTTATTATGTGGACCGTCGGCGCGCCGGCAGTCTCAGAATATCGTCTTAATGCGCCTTAAAGTAACCCGAGCTTTTCAGGCGTTCAAGGAACTGCAGTGGGAATTCGCCTTCGGTAGGAAAGCGCCGCCGGACGGCCACTGCGCCAAATGACAAGGTAGAGCCCCCCATGCAAGACGCTGATAGCCCCCTGAAGACGATCCGCGAGGACATTGCCGCTGCCTGCCAGCGCGCCGGCCGGGGGACGGATTCGGTGACCTTGTTGGCGGTGAGCAAGACCCGCACTGCGCCGGAACTGGCCGCTCTGGCGGACCAGGGACAGCGGGATTTTGGCGAGAACTACCTGCAGGAAGCACTGGACAAGATGGACGCCCTGGCAGGGCGTGATCTGGTCTGGCACTTCATCGGGCCCATCCAGTCCAACAAGACCCGTGATATCGCCGCCCGTTTCGACTGGGTGCACTCCGTGGATCGTCTCAAGATCGCCCGGCGGCTCAGTGAGCAGCGGCCCGAGGGGTTGCCGCCGCTGAATGTCTGTATTCAGGTCAATGTGGACGATGAAGAGAGCAAAAGCGGGGTGCCGCTGGCGGACGTAGCCGAGCTCGCCGCCGGGGTGGCGGCGCTGCCCAATCTGGCCCTGCGCGGCCTGATGGCCATCCCCCGTGCGGACAGTGATGACGCCAGCCGGAGCGCTTTCCGACAGCTCGCCATGACACTGTCACAATTGCGCAATACAATGCCCGGCCTCGACACGCTCTCCATGGGCATGAGTGCGGATTACGGGGTGGCCATCGAAGAGGGCGCCACCGTGGTCAGACTGGGTACGGCCCTGTTTGGCCCCCGTCCGCCCCGCTAGCCCGGCGTGTCGCATGGGCGACAACCAAAGGACACAGCAGTTATGGCACAGCAACTGATCGGTTTTATCGGTGCCGGCAACATGGCGACCAGCCTGGCCGGTGGCATGGTGGCGAAAGGAATTCGCCCGGCCCGCATCTGGATGAGCGACCCGTCGCAGGATCGCCTGGATGAGGTAGCCCAGCTGCACCGGGTTCATGTCACCACGGATAACCGTGATGTGCTGAACCGCGTCGACGTGCTGGTGCTGGCGGTGAAACCGCAGATGATGCAGCAGGTATGTGAAGATCTGCGCGATCTGATTGCAGACCGTCAGCCGCTGGTGATTTCCATCGCGGCCGGCATCACCGTGGCCAACCTGAAAACCTGGCTCGGTGAAACGCCGGTGGTGCGTTGCATGCCGAACACCCCGTCCCTGGTTCAGGCCGGTGCTACCGGGCTGTTCGCCGCTGACGGCGTCAGTGATGAGCAAAAGACCATGGCCAAGGACATCCTCGGCTCCGTGGGCCTGACCTTCTGGTTCGAGGAAGAAAAGGAACTGGATGCTGTCACCGCGGTATCCGGCTCCGGCCCGGCCTACTTTTTCCTGCTGATGGAATCCCTTATCGAAGCCGCCAAGGCCCAGGGGCTGGATGCCGCCACCGCGCGCCAGATGGTGCTGCAGACCGCCTGGGGCTCTGCCCAGCTGGCCATCACCAGCGAAGTAGGGCCGGACGTGCTGCGCAAGCAGGTCACCAGCCCCGGCGGCACCACCGCCGCCGCCCTGAACGTGTTTGAAGAAGCCGGCTTCCGCGAGCACGTCCAGGCAGCCGTCGCCGCGGCACGGGAACGGTCGGAAGAGCTGGCCGGTTAAAACAAGTTGCGAGGTGCGAGTTACGAGAAGCGAACCCCGAAGCGGGTCTTGCTTTTCGCAACTCGTTACTCGCTTCTCGTTACTGTTTTTTGCCCCCCCTTTGAAATTTGCCCCCCTTGCCCCAAACTCTTCCCCTGTTGCGACCAACGGAGTAATCCATGAACCCCCAGGGTGCCCTGATCTACCTGCTCGATTTTGCCTTCAGTGCCTATATCTTTATTGTGCTGACTCGATTTGTGCTGCAGCTGGCGCGGGCAGATTTTTATAACCCGATTTCCCAGTTTGTGCTTAAGGCAACCAATCCCCTGCTGACCCCGTTGCGTCGCATTGTTCCCGGATATGGCGGCCTGGATGTGGCGTCGCTGGTGTTGGTGGTCATTCTGATCATCCTCAAGGCACTGGTGATCCTCGGGATTCAGGTAGGTGGTTTCCCCGCAGGGATTGGTCCCCAGCTGGTGATTTATGCCCTGCGCGAACTGGCCAGCGTGCTGTTGAACTATGTATTCTGGGCGGTGCTGGTGCGGGTGATTCTCAGCTGGGTGGCGCCGGATCCCTATAACCCGGTGGTACGAATTATTGTCCAGATCACCGAGCCCATCATGGCGCCGGTACGCAAGCTGCTGCCGCCCATGGGCGGCTTTGATCTCAGCCCGCTGTTTGTCCTGCTGGGCATTCAGTTGCTGCAGATCCTGTTTCAGCTGCACTGACCCCTGGCTGGCGCTTTGCCCGTCAGGGTGGCTGGCAAGAGATAATCAGGGCTCAGCACCACCGCAAATCGCCTGAACGGTAGCTGACAGGCGATGGGCGATATGCATATCCTCTTTCCGTCGCATTTTCCGGCTGCCCGACAGCCAGTAAAGTGACTTTTCTATCAATGGACCTGTCAGGAACCGCACAGTGGATGATCTGCGGGATTTCAGCGTGACCAGTATGCGCACGCTACATCAACTATCGTTACTGGACCGGACGGATCTGTCCGCTCTGTTCCAGGCCTACCTGGACAGTGGCTGTGAGCTACTGGGCCTCTCCACCGGCATCGTCAGCCAGATTGAGCAGGATCGGTATACCGTGTCTGCCGTCTCCGGTGGCGGTGATCTGATCAAGCAGGGGGATGTGTTCCCGCTGGGGGATACCTACTGCCAGGCGGTGGTCACCAAGCGTGGCACCGTGGCCTTGCATCATGTGGGCGCACTGGAAGAAATGCGCACCCACCCGGTTTACCAGGGCATGCAGCTGGAGTCCTATATCGGCACGCCACTGCGTGTGGGCGATAAGATTGCCGGCACGCTTAATTTCAGTGCTACCGGGGTTCGGGCCGAGCCGTTTACGGTGGAGGAGCTGGAATTTATTGAATTGATGGCCCAGAGCCTCAGTCATGCGCTGGAACAGGACCAGCTGCGCCACAGCCAGGCGCAGAGTCACAGTGCCCGGGAAGCCAGTGAGGCACTGTTCGAGGCGGCCTTCCAGCACGCGGCCATCCCCATGGCGATTGTGGCGCCCGATGGGCACTGGTTGCGGGTCAACGATGCGGTCTGTGACCTGCTTGGTTACTCCAGCCAGGAACTGCTGGCCATGGATTTCCAGACCATCACCCACCCGGATGACCTGCATACGGATCTGGCTCACGTGCAGTCGTTGCTGTGTGGTGACAAGAACCAGTACTGGATGCAGAAGCGCTACTTTCACCGCAATGGCGAGCTGGTATGGGCGCTACTGGCGGTCTCCATTGTCCGTAACGCGGACGGTTCGCCGCGCTGTTTTCTGTCCCAGATCAAGGATATCTCCGCGCAACGAGACGCCGAGTCGGCGCTGTTGGAAAACCGGGATGAGCTGGAGCAGTTGAATCAGGAGCTGGCCCAGCTGGCTCGCATCGACAGCCTCACCGGGCTAAGTAACCGCACGGTGATGATGGAGCACCTGCGCCATGCCCATGGCAGCTCCCTGCGTAGTGGTGAGCCGTTGGCCTGCTTGCTGATGGAAGTGGATGGCTTCCGGGGTATCAATGAGACCTTCGGGCACAGCGAGGGAGATGCCCTGCTGGTAGCAGTGGCGGATTGCCTGAAATCCGTCATTGGCAAGCGCGGTGAAGTGGGGCGTTACAGTGCAGATGTGTTCATGGCGGTGCTACCGGAGAGTGGCATCAACAGCGCACTGCAGATGGCGGATCGCTGCCTTCAAGGTGTGGCTGGTCTGGACGGAGTTCCGCAGCCGCTCAGCCTGAGTATCGGCGTAGCGGCGCTGCTGCCTGATGAGGAGCCGCCGCAGCCGGACATGGACGACCTCCTGCGTACCGCTGACCAGGCGCTTTACGCCACCCGTGAGACTGGCGGAAACGGCGTGCGGGCACTGCGGGTTGAAACGGTTGTCGTGACCGCCTGAGGCTGCGCTGTGCTGCTGGCCAGTCAGTAACTGGCCAGCAGTTCCGCAGCGATACCGGAATCCCGCTGGAAGGTTTTCTGCAGGCCATCCGCCAACAGTTTTTCCAGCTTCTTGCCAATCAATGGCACCTTCACTGCGATTTCGAACTCCAGCCCATGCTCGGTGGCCTCACCGTGGTCGGATAACTGCATCTGGCACTTTACGGTGGCCGGCATGCCGTCAAAACGGATATCCAGGGTGCCGCGACGGGCATCCAGATCCCAGCGGTCGGTCTGGATCAATGTGATGCGATCCGGCACATGCTTGCTGGCGAAGCCCGGCAGTTTCACGCCTACCGCCACTGTGCGGGTAAAGGTGATGGAAAAGTGGTTGCCGTTCTGCTCATGGTGCAGCTGCTGAATGTCTTCTGCGCCCTGGGCCTGATATTTGCGAAGGAAAAAATCCGGATCCGTGAAGGCCTTCAGGACCTTGTCAGCAGGCACGGCGTAGCGGTTGGTGTCGGCATATTTCATGGCGATGTCTCGGTATCTTGTTCTGTGTGCAGGGGAAGTGAGTGCTGCACAATCTGATGTCAGTTGTCGTCACTTTACATCTGATGTTGTCTGTCGTCAAATAGGCCCATGACAACGACACGACGTAAATCATCCCGGGGCCGCACCTATGGCGGTGAATCACCTGAAGTCCGCGCCAGGCGTCGCTACCAGGCGTTTCTGGACGCCGGGCTGGAGTTGTTTGGTACGGTGGGCTACCGCGCGACTACCATGCGCAAGCTGTGCAAGACGGCGGGGCTGACGGACCGCTATTTCTATGCCTCTTTCCACTCCATGGAAGATTTGCTGGTGGTGGTGTACGAAAAGCAGGTGGCGGAGATCCAGCAGCACATCCTCACTGCGGTGCTGGCGGTTCAACCCAAAGGGGATAACCAGGCACTGATCAACACAGGCCTGGATGCCTTTTTCGCTGCCGTGGAAGACGCGCGGGTGGCACGGGTGGTGTGGCAGGAAATCATGGGGGTCAGTCCCAGGGTCGATGCACTCTACAACCAGACGGTGCAGAACTTTGCGTCGCTGCTGAAATCCCTGATGCAGGGTATCCATCCCGACTGGATCAGTAATCAGGATGCGGGCCTGGTACACCGGGTGGCGCTGGGGGTGGTGGGCTCGGTGAGCCAGGTAACACTGGATTGGCTGCTCAGCGACTACCAGGCGCCACGGGCCGACGTGGTCGCGTCGGTCGCCATGATTCTGCGCGGTTTGCTGCTGGTGGCGGAAGCGGACAGCTGAAGGGCAGTATTGCGCTACGAGCTACGAACAGCGAAAGAGCCGGTTTGTGCGAACGTTGGGCAGCGGCGAGTTACGAGTTTCGAGTAACGAAAATCACCAACAGGTTTGCAGTACGAGCCACCTCCAGTTTTGCATTTCGAAACTCGAAACTCGCCAGCCCGGCCCACTCTCAACGCGGACCAGTCAGAGCCATTACCACAGGCAGGGCGTCTTGCCCTGTTTTTCCTGCGATTCCATCCAGCTGAGGATGCGTCCTCCCAGTGGTCGTTGGGTGGCTTCCTGAGCCAACGCCACCGCGGCGCGCAGCTTCTCCACGTCGATACCCGTATCCAGTCCGGCACTCTCCAGCAGGTAAACCAGATCCTCAGTGGCCATGTTGCCAGTGGCGCCGGGGGCGAATGGGCAACCCCCCAGGCCGCCCACAGAAGCATCAAAGCGACGCACACCCAGATCCGCTGCGGCCCAGGCCATGGCCGCGGCCAGACCACGGGTGTCGTGAAGGTGTACATAGAATTTTTCGGCGCCGAATTCGCGGATCAGCGGCGCCATGATGTCTTTCATCTGTTGGGGGTTGCCGGCACCAATGGTGTCGGCGATGGCCACTTCGTCCGATCCGGCCGCAAACATGCGTTCGGCCAGTTGCTGCGACAGGGCCACGGGCACCGGGCCGTCGTAGGGGCAGGCAAAGGCCCCGGAGATATAGGTGCGTGTAGCAATGCCATCGGCTTTGGCGGCGGCGATGATGGCTTCGCAGCTTTGCGCCGCCTGTTCCAGGCTCATGCGCAGGTTGCGTTCGTTGAAGGAATTCGTGGTGGACAGCACCAGAGCCACGGTGGGGTAGCCGGCTTCTTTAGCCAGCTGATAGCCCTTCAGGTTGGGGACCAGGGCTGTGTAGTGTAGAGGGGCGTGCAGGTCATCACCCTTGGGCAGCAGGGGGGTCAGGGCGGCGGCATCGGCCATCTGCGGAATGGCCTTGGGGCTCACAAAGCTCACCGGCTCCAGGTAACGCATCCCGGCATCCACCAGCAGTTGCGCCAGACGCGCCTTGGTATCGGTATCCACCGTGATCGGCTGATTCTGCAGCCCGTCGCGCAGCCCGACTTCGTTGATGATGGCCTTGTCGCTCATTGAGGTTTGTCCTGCCCGTAAAAAGGTTGCTCAGTGTGCCATTGTGCAAGCGCTGGCGCGAGTGGTCAGAACTGACAAGTTCTTGGTAGTTTCGGTTTTCAATTCAGACGATTCCTGTGACAACAATGTGCCTCCAAGGAGTATCCCGAATACGAACAATAAACAGGAGCAAACCATGAGCAGCCCGACCCCTCTCGCCATGCTCAAGCACGTGCATCACGGTGCCTATCGCTGTCGCGATGCAGAACAGACCCGCTGGTTTTATGAAGATGTGCTGGGCCTGCCGCTGACCCTGGCCATGGAGTTTGATGAAGAACCGGGGACCGGCCGCAAAGTGGATTACATGCACCTGTTCTTCCAGATGGGCGACGACAACTTCATCGCCTTCTTTGATGCGCCGGACAGTGCCGACGAAATGCAATTCCGCCCGCGCCATGCGTTCGATCTGCATCTGGCCTTTGAGGTGGACACCATGGAAGAGCTCAAGGAATGGCGCCGACGCATCAACAAGGCGGGGCGACCCTGCTTCGGCCCCGTGGACCACGAGTTCATTCATTCCATCTATTTTGTCGACCCCAACGGCATTCCGCTGGAGATCACCGTGCGTGACCCAAGCTACGACAAGGTGGTGGCAGCCGATGCAGCCAAGGCCCATGACGCCCTCAAGGCCTGGACGGAAAGAACCCGCGCCCGGAAAGAAGCGTTGTTTGGCGCGGCGCTGGACATGCGTGGTATCGACACCAGCAAGACCGACTTTTCCCGGGTGAAGGCCGCCATGGAAAACGGAAAGGACGCACAACAAGAACAATCGAAGGACGCCTGAACATGAGCAAGCATTACGATCGCACGCCTCATTTAATTGCCTTTACCGAGCAGTCCAAGTTCAAGGACACTTATGCCGGGCCGATGGATCTGGTGACGCTGGAAGCACACCTGTTGACCCCGAAAAGTGGCCCCGGCAAGACCGTCGTTGTGTTCATGCACCCGGTGGGCGGCGGCGCCTATCTGC belongs to Alcanivorax sediminis and includes:
- a CDS encoding YggS family pyridoxal phosphate-dependent enzyme, whose product is MQDADSPLKTIREDIAAACQRAGRGTDSVTLLAVSKTRTAPELAALADQGQRDFGENYLQEALDKMDALAGRDLVWHFIGPIQSNKTRDIAARFDWVHSVDRLKIARRLSEQRPEGLPPLNVCIQVNVDDEESKSGVPLADVAELAAGVAALPNLALRGLMAIPRADSDDASRSAFRQLAMTLSQLRNTMPGLDTLSMGMSADYGVAIEEGATVVRLGTALFGPRPPR
- a CDS encoding PilT/PilU family type 4a pilus ATPase, whose product is MEFEELLKIMVQKGGSDLFITAGVPPSMKIHGKILPVTKNALTPDMTRDIVFGVMTEKQRKEFVEKHECNFAISARGIGRFRVSAFYQRNLVAMVLRRIETKIPNVDDLRLPPVIKELAMTKRGLVIFVGATGTGKSTSLASMIGHRNKNSKGHIITIEDPIEFIHQHQGCIVTQREVGIDTDSFDVALKNTLRQAPDVILIGEIRTRETMDKAIAFAETGHLCLATLHANNANQALDRIMHFFPADMHDQLWMDLSLNMKGIVAQQLIPTPDGKGRRAAIEVLLGTPLVQDHIRKGEVHMLKELMKKSREQGMQTFDQALYDLYTAGEITYEDAMLHADSPNDLRLMIKLGNETDASSLDVATRGLSIEDTE
- a CDS encoding YggT family protein — protein: MNPQGALIYLLDFAFSAYIFIVLTRFVLQLARADFYNPISQFVLKATNPLLTPLRRIVPGYGGLDVASLVLVVILIILKALVILGIQVGGFPAGIGPQLVIYALRELASVLLNYVFWAVLVRVILSWVAPDPYNPVVRIIVQITEPIMAPVRKLLPPMGGFDLSPLFVLLGIQLLQILFQLH
- a CDS encoding type IV pilus twitching motility protein PilT: MDITELLAFSAKNGASDLHLSAGLPPMIRVDGDVRRINLPAMEHKEVHALIYDIMNDKQRKDFEEFFETDFSFEVPGVARFRVNAFNHNRGAGAVFRTIPSKVLTMEDLGMGKVFQKVSEFPRGIVLVTGPTGSGKSTTLAAMLDYINNTRYEHILTIEDPIEFVHESKKCLVNQREVHRDTLGFSEALRSALREDPDIILVGEMRDLETIRLALTAAETGHLVFGTLHTTSAAKTIDRVVDVFPAEEKSMVRSMLSESLQAVISQTLMKKNGGGRVAAHEIMIGTPAIRNLIREDKVAQMYSAIQTGGALGMQTLDQCLQGLVQKGLVARDVAREKAKSPDSI
- a CDS encoding VOC family protein — protein: MSSPTPLAMLKHVHHGAYRCRDAEQTRWFYEDVLGLPLTLAMEFDEEPGTGRKVDYMHLFFQMGDDNFIAFFDAPDSADEMQFRPRHAFDLHLAFEVDTMEELKEWRRRINKAGRPCFGPVDHEFIHSIYFVDPNGIPLEITVRDPSYDKVVAADAAKAHDALKAWTERTRARKEALFGAALDMRGIDTSKTDFSRVKAAMENGKDAQQEQSKDA
- a CDS encoding AraC family transcriptional regulator produces the protein MNLNSIITDSPTTDSDHFISGIGLAQLYYGAELLGLPAADILQRCGLDPATSLQPMARVATWQAEMFLQELLLSSQDELLGLHIGQQMMPAIFNTMTNLAFSAASLREALTFTTKYQALIGGNSGGFHLEHRDNGNLVLTASMVTQQPVLRRHLMTNLILLGTSMVRFITGQPNMTACRVQLEHTPVNEEEQAILESILLCPVTFGASCNQVELDAHTLNLPINVFNDQRLVQAEAAARQQLEEVEKQQDLAGQLRWLARDLMLSGLPRRKTVADRLGVSLRTLDRRMAEQGLSWQELLDETRQQLAQDYLKITDMTVADISQRLGFSDTRSFQRRFQQWTGLSPSKYRESL
- a CDS encoding DUF2505 domain-containing protein, whose protein sequence is MKYADTNRYAVPADKVLKAFTDPDFFLRKYQAQGAEDIQQLHHEQNGNHFSITFTRTVAVGVKLPGFASKHVPDRITLIQTDRWDLDARRGTLDIRFDGMPATVKCQMQLSDHGEATEHGLEFEIAVKVPLIGKKLEKLLADGLQKTFQRDSGIAAELLASY
- a CDS encoding TetR/AcrR family transcriptional regulator — encoded protein: MTTTRRKSSRGRTYGGESPEVRARRRYQAFLDAGLELFGTVGYRATTMRKLCKTAGLTDRYFYASFHSMEDLLVVVYEKQVAEIQQHILTAVLAVQPKGDNQALINTGLDAFFAAVEDARVARVVWQEIMGVSPRVDALYNQTVQNFASLLKSLMQGIHPDWISNQDAGLVHRVALGVVGSVSQVTLDWLLSDYQAPRADVVASVAMILRGLLLVAEADS
- the proC gene encoding pyrroline-5-carboxylate reductase codes for the protein MAQQLIGFIGAGNMATSLAGGMVAKGIRPARIWMSDPSQDRLDEVAQLHRVHVTTDNRDVLNRVDVLVLAVKPQMMQQVCEDLRDLIADRQPLVISIAAGITVANLKTWLGETPVVRCMPNTPSLVQAGATGLFAADGVSDEQKTMAKDILGSVGLTFWFEEEKELDAVTAVSGSGPAYFFLLMESLIEAAKAQGLDAATARQMVLQTAWGSAQLAITSEVGPDVLRKQVTSPGGTTAAALNVFEEAGFREHVQAAVAAARERSEELAG
- a CDS encoding sensor domain-containing diguanylate cyclase, with amino-acid sequence MDDLRDFSVTSMRTLHQLSLLDRTDLSALFQAYLDSGCELLGLSTGIVSQIEQDRYTVSAVSGGGDLIKQGDVFPLGDTYCQAVVTKRGTVALHHVGALEEMRTHPVYQGMQLESYIGTPLRVGDKIAGTLNFSATGVRAEPFTVEELEFIELMAQSLSHALEQDQLRHSQAQSHSAREASEALFEAAFQHAAIPMAIVAPDGHWLRVNDAVCDLLGYSSQELLAMDFQTITHPDDLHTDLAHVQSLLCGDKNQYWMQKRYFHRNGELVWALLAVSIVRNADGSPRCFLSQIKDISAQRDAESALLENRDELEQLNQELAQLARIDSLTGLSNRTVMMEHLRHAHGSSLRSGEPLACLLMEVDGFRGINETFGHSEGDALLVAVADCLKSVIGKRGEVGRYSADVFMAVLPESGINSALQMADRCLQGVAGLDGVPQPLSLSIGVAALLPDEEPPQPDMDDLLRTADQALYATRETGGNGVRALRVETVVVTA
- a CDS encoding hydroxymethylglutaryl-CoA lyase → MSDKAIINEVGLRDGLQNQPITVDTDTKARLAQLLVDAGMRYLEPVSFVSPKAIPQMADAAALTPLLPKGDDLHAPLHYTALVPNLKGYQLAKEAGYPTVALVLSTTNSFNERNLRMSLEQAAQSCEAIIAAAKADGIATRTYISGAFACPYDGPVPVALSQQLAERMFAAGSDEVAIADTIGAGNPQQMKDIMAPLIREFGAEKFYVHLHDTRGLAAAMAWAAADLGVRRFDASVGGLGGCPFAPGATGNMATEDLVYLLESAGLDTGIDVEKLRAAVALAQEATQRPLGGRILSWMESQEKQGKTPCLW